From Bacillus clarus, the proteins below share one genomic window:
- a CDS encoding phosphopantetheine-binding protein: protein MTATKLDLPLSENKDSRLDKISDVDSFENRINDKTIQSNPVEKVIATIWAEVLNLDEFSVLDIFFEAGDSLLATRVNTRVQEVFGVNIPLRHIFDAPTVVEFSKAISELPDIGEKVKQVSKMLVEMSELSDEETEALLMKKGE from the coding sequence ATGACTGCTACAAAATTAGATTTACCGTTATCTGAAAACAAAGATTCTAGACTAGACAAAATTTCAGATGTGGATTCGTTTGAAAATCGGATTAACGATAAGACTATTCAAAGTAACCCTGTAGAAAAAGTAATCGCTACAATATGGGCTGAAGTCTTAAATTTGGATGAATTCAGTGTATTAGACATATTCTTTGAAGCCGGAGATTCTTTACTTGCTACAAGAGTTAATACAAGGGTACAAGAGGTATTCGGAGTAAATATTCCACTTCGACATATTTTTGATGCACCAACGGTGGTAGAGTTTTCGAAAGCGATTTCAGAACTTCCGGACATTGGGGAAAAAGTTAAACAAGTATCTAAAATGTTGGTTGAAATGTCTGAACTATCAGATGAAGAAACCGAAGCATTGCTTATGAAAAAGGGAGAGTAA
- a CDS encoding DUF5065 family protein → MRLGKFALIGTLTFGGFTAVEMVQPTTQAAAAYQEPYTAPDKDLWGFTNIRELSYADTQTLGVKDSYESGDAFYYTQDTVKTDNRAIVKTFKIHSDGSMHRYKTIYLSFGEPHHVYPVWITEFTNTYTSGKYVAVFRDGSEFTYSKQFQVN, encoded by the coding sequence ATGAGGCTAGGAAAATTCGCACTTATTGGAACATTGACATTTGGAGGTTTTACAGCAGTTGAGATGGTTCAACCAACTACACAAGCTGCTGCTGCTTACCAAGAACCCTATACAGCACCAGATAAAGATTTATGGGGATTCACTAATATTCGAGAGTTATCTTATGCAGATACGCAAACTTTAGGTGTAAAAGATTCTTATGAATCAGGTGATGCATTTTACTATACTCAAGATACGGTAAAAACAGATAATCGAGCTATTGTAAAAACCTTTAAAATACACTCAGATGGCTCAATGCATCGATATAAAACAATTTACCTAAGTTTTGGTGAACCTCACCATGTATACCCAGTATGGATAACTGAATTTACAAATACATATACTTCTGGAAAATATGTAGCTGTTTTCCGCGACGGTTCCGAATTCACATATAGTAAACAATTTCAAGTTAACTAA
- a CDS encoding glutaredoxin domain-containing protein, producing the protein MKKEIVLYGNDRCKTCVDAKVWLQENSIPYIMKDVADEANLQEFVKYKEPSIPVLIIKDYKRPTETKIISFNSKSYEQMLKPKK; encoded by the coding sequence ATGAAAAAAGAAATTGTTTTATATGGAAATGATCGATGTAAAACTTGTGTAGATGCAAAAGTATGGTTACAAGAAAATTCTATTCCATATATTATGAAGGATGTTGCAGATGAAGCGAATCTGCAAGAGTTTGTGAAATATAAGGAACCAAGTATTCCAGTACTCATTATTAAAGACTATAAACGACCAACAGAAACAAAAATAATTAGTTTCAATTCTAAAAGTTATGAGCAAATGTTAAAGCCAAAAAAATAA
- a CDS encoding sigma-70 family RNA polymerase sigma factor codes for MNNKNVENLYNLYQEKLEDPIMQNFLGNSDNYGLFLNVIEQPTNDNKQLLDKAFKVHFKKVKIISYISNLIYFYSIGFDKKVSTNNKRNILNLDKSITNEGENNTTILELMNDDLTDITYMQFEENQTDLKEHITDELLYKGLDLLSEKQLKILNLYYVHQYNNKQISRILSESEQTISYNHKQALKKLKSQLI; via the coding sequence TTGAACAACAAAAATGTGGAAAATTTATATAATTTGTATCAAGAAAAATTAGAAGATCCTATCATGCAGAATTTTCTGGGGAATTCAGATAATTATGGGTTATTTCTTAATGTTATAGAACAACCAACCAATGACAACAAACAGTTACTAGATAAGGCTTTTAAAGTTCATTTTAAAAAAGTAAAAATAATAAGTTATATTAGTAACTTAATTTACTTTTATTCTATAGGTTTTGATAAAAAAGTTTCCACTAATAATAAGAGAAATATATTAAATTTAGATAAATCAATTACTAATGAAGGGGAGAATAATACAACTATCTTGGAACTAATGAACGATGATTTAACAGATATTACTTATATGCAATTCGAAGAAAATCAAACTGACTTAAAAGAGCATATAACAGACGAATTGCTATACAAAGGTTTAGATTTATTAAGTGAAAAGCAGCTGAAAATATTAAATTTATATTATGTTCATCAATACAATAATAAACAAATTTCACGAATTCTATCGGAATCAGAGCAGACAATTTCTTATAATCATAAACAAGCTTTGAAAAAACTCAAATCACAATTAATATGA
- a CDS encoding ArpU family transcriptional regulator, whose product MKQLFLIPTIDKETEKKVHKEVINILKEYRALKIYFENVAEQKREGVILFSKMNEMENINRMKFEQIERVLCKGLDEDQRNIIGIKYLSNKKCNDDYIYDKLLMNRDKFYKRKKSALRLIAIALGLI is encoded by the coding sequence TTGAAACAATTATTTCTAATACCAACAATTGATAAGGAAACAGAAAAGAAAGTTCACAAGGAAGTAATTAATATTTTAAAAGAATATCGTGCATTAAAGATATACTTTGAAAACGTAGCTGAACAAAAAAGAGAAGGAGTTATTTTATTTTCTAAAATGAATGAGATGGAAAATATTAATCGTATGAAATTTGAACAGATTGAAAGAGTACTGTGTAAAGGGTTAGATGAAGATCAACGTAATATTATTGGTATAAAGTATCTAAGTAATAAGAAATGTAATGATGATTATATTTACGACAAATTATTAATGAACAGAGATAAATTTTATAAAAGAAAGAAAAGTGCTTTACGGTTAATTGCAATTGCTTTAGGACTTATTTAA
- a CDS encoding N-acetylmuramoyl-L-alanine amidase, giving the protein MKKISRLFTFIFMTFMSLVSFTTGAFADRTLFIENLPKIPYRNGVGAYEGVVAHSTATPEAPAINIQRYETRTWHSAFVHYAVDWNETIQIADTKYIAYGAGPNANSRFVHVELCETADYDKFKRSYDKYVKLLAMILRNQGLSVEEGLWTHDDVRRHLGGTTHEDPLAYLLNHGVSESQFRSDVKRAYGHSNDGSNSTESLEVNVPSINKVVYIEGLNINLRKGPGTSYSVIRQVNKPESYAVLSEQNGWLNLGENQWIKYDPSYIRLDTKENVSSSIVGHRMVSKVDNLRFYKSPSWEDKDVAGVVNVGEGFIIDAEIIVNGSKQYKVHNSKNMTFYITASSSYIEVKY; this is encoded by the coding sequence ATGAAAAAAATATCACGTCTATTTACCTTTATATTTATGACATTTATGTCTTTAGTAAGCTTTACTACAGGTGCTTTTGCTGATAGAACTCTTTTTATAGAGAACTTACCGAAAATTCCTTATCGAAATGGTGTAGGTGCATATGAAGGTGTTGTTGCGCACAGTACAGCGACACCGGAAGCGCCAGCTATCAATATTCAAAGATATGAAACTCGTACATGGCATTCAGCTTTTGTACATTATGCAGTAGATTGGAATGAAACAATTCAAATTGCGGATACAAAGTACATTGCATATGGTGCAGGTCCAAATGCAAATAGTCGATTTGTACATGTAGAGCTTTGTGAAACTGCTGATTATGATAAATTCAAGCGTTCCTACGATAAATATGTGAAGTTACTTGCGATGATTTTACGTAATCAGGGATTATCGGTAGAAGAAGGGTTATGGACACACGATGATGTCCGTAGACATCTTGGGGGTACAACACATGAAGATCCTTTGGCTTATTTATTAAATCACGGTGTTTCTGAGTCTCAATTTCGTTCTGATGTAAAGCGGGCATACGGTCATTCTAATGATGGATCTAATTCTACGGAATCATTAGAAGTAAATGTACCTTCGATTAATAAAGTTGTATATATAGAAGGATTAAATATTAATTTACGAAAAGGACCTGGGACAAGTTATTCAGTCATTCGTCAGGTAAACAAGCCAGAATCTTATGCTGTATTAAGTGAACAAAATGGATGGTTAAACCTTGGAGAAAATCAATGGATAAAATATGATCCATCCTATATTAGGCTCGATACAAAGGAGAATGTGAGTTCATCAATTGTAGGACACCGTATGGTGTCTAAGGTAGATAATTTACGCTTCTATAAATCGCCTTCTTGGGAAGATAAAGATGTTGCTGGTGTTGTAAATGTTGGAGAAGGTTTTATTATAGATGCTGAGATTATAGTAAATGGTTCCAAACAATATAAAGTTCATAATAGCAAAAATATGACATTTTATATTACGGCAAGCTCATCTTATATAGAAGTCAAATACTGA
- a CDS encoding BhlA/UviB family holin-like peptide, producing MEEQIVNIMLSQGAFGALFVWLLFSTRKESKELLESTRQENKEREDRYQQTITENQIVITKQAEAFGALSKDVSEIKQILGTKGDN from the coding sequence ATGGAAGAACAGATTGTAAATATCATGCTATCACAAGGTGCTTTTGGCGCCTTATTTGTTTGGCTGCTATTTTCAACAAGGAAAGAGAGTAAAGAATTATTAGAATCAACACGCCAGGAAAACAAAGAGCGGGAAGATAGATATCAGCAAACAATCACAGAAAATCAAATTGTTATTACTAAGCAAGCTGAAGCTTTTGGTGCTCTATCTAAAGATGTATCTGAAATCAAACAAATTTTGGGTACAAAAGGAGATAACTGA
- a CDS encoding sigma factor-like helix-turn-helix DNA-binding protein, whose amino-acid sequence MEQLFLKDLAQEIEILKIQIRDLEIEHKFLMKNMVMGAPKFNSVVDYTKERVQGGQIPLDLVEIHTRHNKIADKINVLTEMVQEKQKVMNQVTDVMESMNDLEKRIMYYRDVKGMNLKQIAVVLNYSHSHIRRVSSKMKRYDEKNMLH is encoded by the coding sequence ATGGAACAACTTTTTCTTAAGGACTTGGCACAGGAAATCGAAATATTGAAGATTCAAATCCGAGATTTAGAGATAGAACATAAGTTTCTGATGAAAAATATGGTCATGGGCGCCCCAAAATTCAATAGTGTGGTGGACTATACAAAAGAACGTGTACAAGGTGGACAAATACCGTTAGATTTAGTAGAAATTCATACTAGGCATAATAAGATTGCTGATAAAATTAATGTATTAACGGAGATGGTACAGGAGAAACAAAAGGTAATGAATCAAGTTACAGACGTGATGGAAAGTATGAATGACTTAGAAAAACGTATTATGTATTATCGTGATGTTAAAGGAATGAATTTGAAACAAATTGCTGTAGTACTAAATTATAGCCATAGTCATATTAGAAGAGTGAGTAGTAAAATGAAACGATATGATGAAAAAAATATGCTTCATTAA
- a CDS encoding DnaB-like helicase C-terminal domain-containing protein, with amino-acid sequence MDKYQVHYENECYSLGMMIHDNSLIYETRLRSKHYLNIYNRNLFKIMKELQSNDKPVDMISLSQIGEDKMATFGGVSTLSNVYELGILTHNFKYTEDKMIEFIAVNEALHTFEVFKEKSKFTHSYQQLNKVLSEINNIPGTTMKSQPSFKEKLENRILMHSQMPLNGISGTPTGFTTLDKGLDGWQPSDLIVVAARPSVGKTAFVLESMRRGAHQNQEYLGTFFSCEMDENKIIDRWIAAEGKIPVAIMNNPNKFFYGKQKYWEKYHKACGKLAELSINVRSEKNINQIRTVIRQIVKENPDKKHFFAIDHLGHIDVDDSFQNNHLKFTYIMKQLKEIQKEHGVPIMLVAQLNRSVEGKQDKAPTMADIRESGSIEEIADLIIFPHRPAYFNREQQEEEIHDVELIIAKNRNGFVGTLPFQFVKKTNIYLEKGI; translated from the coding sequence GTGGATAAGTATCAGGTGCATTACGAAAATGAATGCTATAGTCTCGGAATGATGATCCATGATAATAGTTTAATATATGAAACAAGGTTAAGGTCAAAACATTATTTAAATATATATAATAGAAATTTATTTAAAATAATGAAAGAACTTCAAAGTAATGACAAACCTGTTGATATGATTTCACTTTCTCAAATTGGCGAAGATAAGATGGCTACGTTTGGTGGAGTTAGTACATTAAGTAATGTATATGAATTAGGGATTTTAACTCATAATTTTAAATACACAGAAGATAAGATGATTGAATTTATTGCAGTAAATGAAGCTCTTCATACATTCGAAGTGTTTAAAGAAAAATCAAAATTCACGCACAGCTATCAACAACTTAACAAAGTTTTATCTGAAATTAATAATATTCCAGGTACTACAATGAAATCACAGCCTTCTTTTAAAGAAAAATTAGAGAATCGTATTCTAATGCATAGTCAAATGCCTTTAAATGGAATAAGCGGAACCCCTACGGGTTTCACTACTCTTGATAAAGGTTTAGATGGTTGGCAACCATCAGATTTAATAGTAGTAGCAGCTCGCCCATCTGTAGGGAAAACAGCATTTGTACTGGAAAGTATGCGGCGTGGAGCACATCAAAATCAGGAGTATCTGGGGACATTTTTCTCTTGTGAGATGGATGAAAATAAGATTATAGATAGATGGATTGCTGCAGAAGGAAAAATTCCTGTTGCGATAATGAATAATCCAAATAAATTTTTTTATGGAAAACAAAAATATTGGGAGAAATATCACAAGGCATGTGGTAAATTAGCCGAACTCTCCATTAATGTTCGTTCAGAGAAGAATATTAATCAAATTCGAACAGTGATTCGTCAAATAGTAAAAGAAAATCCTGATAAAAAGCATTTCTTTGCAATAGATCATTTAGGACATATTGATGTAGATGATTCGTTTCAAAATAATCATCTCAAATTTACATACATTATGAAACAGCTAAAAGAAATACAAAAAGAACATGGTGTGCCAATCATGCTTGTAGCGCAATTAAATCGTAGTGTAGAGGGAAAACAAGACAAAGCACCTACAATGGCTGATATTCGTGAATCAGGAAGTATTGAGGAGATTGCTGACCTTATTATTTTTCCTCATCGTCCAGCATATTTTAATAGAGAGCAGCAAGAAGAAGAAATTCATGATGTTGAATTAATTATTGCGAAAAATCGAAATGGATTTGTGGGAACACTACCATTCCAGTTCGTTAAAAAAACAAATATATACCTTGAAAAAGGAATTTAG
- a CDS encoding helix-turn-helix domain-containing protein: MNFIDKRGGFFIIDNEVIDNGELDVYAFKTYAVIVRHANQKTKSAFPSLNTLAKKVGCGKKKIIECIKILVERGYISKTLRKDDRGDHLSNLYHLLPTPSASQRQEMVSEREQGSILEKLKVVTEGNTNKTNCNKLELKGNIQDEDTEYSDSFERVWKLYPKKIDKKLGYKSFKMATKKHSIETIRLGTQRYAEYIKGNSVETRYIKHATTFFNNECYLEYIELKQQHEFTKVIRTSNFSIDSLLD; this comes from the coding sequence ATGAACTTTATAGATAAACGAGGCGGCTTTTTTATAATAGATAATGAAGTTATAGATAATGGTGAGTTGGATGTTTACGCGTTTAAAACTTATGCTGTCATTGTTAGACATGCAAATCAAAAGACAAAATCAGCTTTTCCATCACTTAATACACTAGCTAAAAAGGTTGGGTGTGGGAAGAAAAAGATTATTGAGTGTATCAAGATTTTAGTAGAGAGGGGATATATTTCTAAGACGTTAAGAAAAGATGATAGGGGAGATCATCTTTCTAATCTATATCACCTTTTACCAACACCAAGTGCCTCACAAAGGCAAGAGATGGTATCGGAAAGAGAACAAGGGAGTATTTTGGAGAAATTAAAGGTAGTAACTGAAGGAAACACAAACAAAACGAATTGTAATAAACTAGAGTTAAAAGGAAATATCCAAGATGAAGATACGGAATATTCGGATTCGTTTGAGCGAGTGTGGAAACTATACCCTAAAAAGATTGATAAGAAACTAGGGTATAAATCATTTAAAATGGCTACTAAGAAGCATTCTATTGAAACGATACGCTTAGGAACACAAAGATATGCTGAATATATTAAAGGGAATAGTGTAGAAACAAGATATATTAAACATGCCACTACTTTTTTCAATAATGAATGTTATCTAGAATATATCGAACTGAAACAACAGCATGAATTTACAAAAGTAATTCGAACAAGTAACTTTTCGATAGATAGTTTATTAGATTGA
- a CDS encoding Rha family transcriptional regulator, translated as MAVTKRREDIVNNLVFIEGNTIVTDSLTVAYMLKKDHNSVISTIVNHIQKLSEAGESDFSQANFIKSSYTIKGIDYPKFTLTENAFACIPMDDIHAEALKVKIKFLKEFKHVKEKNQNRKKIPMKVLHRIQQLETEVKTLEHRINSLDTLSTESCLQQRLNKMIRLLAFSEGISFQKAWRVFRSVYNRAYRTNLKLKMNNYKKKNEIKRITAPQYLAITNQLENAIRVADKLLNIKNATA; from the coding sequence ATGGCTGTTACAAAAAGAAGAGAAGATATAGTTAATAATTTGGTATTTATAGAAGGAAATACGATTGTTACTGACAGCTTGACTGTTGCTTACATGTTGAAGAAAGATCACAATTCTGTGATAAGTACTATTGTAAATCACATTCAAAAATTAAGTGAAGCTGGGGAAAGTGATTTTTCACAAGCTAACTTTATCAAGTCAAGTTATACAATTAAAGGTATAGATTACCCTAAGTTTACACTCACAGAAAATGCATTTGCATGTATACCGATGGACGACATACATGCAGAAGCATTAAAGGTGAAGATTAAATTTTTAAAAGAGTTTAAGCATGTAAAAGAGAAAAATCAGAATCGGAAAAAAATACCGATGAAGGTTTTACACAGAATTCAACAATTAGAGACAGAAGTAAAAACTCTAGAACATCGTATTAATAGTCTTGATACTCTGAGTACAGAAAGCTGTCTACAACAACGTTTAAATAAAATGATTCGGCTCCTGGCGTTCAGTGAAGGTATTAGTTTTCAAAAAGCATGGAGAGTATTTAGATCGGTGTATAACAGAGCATATAGGACAAACTTAAAATTGAAAATGAATAACTATAAAAAAAAGAACGAAATAAAACGAATAACAGCTCCTCAATACTTAGCAATTACAAATCAACTAGAAAATGCAATAAGAGTAGCCGATAAACTGTTGAATATAAAGAATGCAACAGCATAA
- a CDS encoding helix-turn-helix domain-containing protein, which produces MEGVITLQKLKRTRIEKGWTCEEVANRVGITKMHYWYIENNKRKLKIDLAVKIANALEEDPKELFF; this is translated from the coding sequence ATGGAAGGAGTAATCACCTTGCAAAAATTAAAACGAACAAGAATTGAAAAAGGATGGACTTGTGAAGAGGTTGCTAATAGAGTTGGGATAACGAAAATGCATTATTGGTACATAGAGAATAATAAAAGAAAACTAAAAATAGATTTAGCAGTAAAAATTGCAAACGCGCTTGAAGAGGATCCTAAAGAACTTTTTTTTTAA
- a CDS encoding transposase, whose product MKKRVHYPEKIKWKVIKMKKEGYSNRTIMDAFNREIISCVSSESQTLTLAMKTLKKVIRGRTAKGVIFHSDQGSMYTAKEFQVYAKEKGIITSMSRRGNCHDNAVMEKFFGYLKGEAFYSQELTKVSNTTVRKIVLEYSHYYNCVRIQEKLNYLSPKEYREQIV is encoded by the coding sequence ATGAAAAAAAGGGTACATTACCCGGAAAAAATAAAGTGGAAAGTAATTAAAATGAAAAAAGAGGGCTATTCAAATCGTACGATTATGGATGCCTTCAATCGTGAAATTATTAGTTGTGTAAGTAGTGAATCGCAAACTCTTACGTTAGCGATGAAGACATTAAAAAAAGTAATAAGAGGGAGAACGGCAAAAGGTGTCATCTTTCACTCGGATCAAGGAAGCATGTATACTGCAAAGGAATTTCAAGTATATGCCAAAGAAAAAGGCATTATCACAAGCATGTCCCGGAGAGGAAATTGCCATGATAATGCCGTGATGGAAAAATTCTTTGGATACTTAAAAGGCGAAGCTTTCTACTCACAAGAGTTAACAAAAGTATCCAACACAACTGTGCGAAAGATTGTGCTAGAATACAGCCATTACTACAATTGTGTGCGAATTCAAGAAAAATTAAACTACCTGTCTCCAAAAGAATATAGAGAACAGATAGTTTAG
- a CDS encoding 4'-phosphopantetheinyl transferase family protein, giving the protein MLERYFEGEYERFENRLPQSFTSELVLKQKNKTYKTNVCICYSSSINQYLETVKYLHPNEMAYFLTLKFEKRVESYLAGRYAAKKALSVFIKDQGLDEILITPGIFNQPIVVHSSVRNGQVSISHCDSLGVAIAFSEETPMGIDIERISIDNKDILEAQMTVGEKRLTKLLSYPDETIYTILWTAKESLSKILKTGLTTPLEIYEINKIEIHNGVVYSYYQNFSQYCTASIIFGQYINSITYPKGTDLSLEDLIAILRMMNTKS; this is encoded by the coding sequence ATGCTTGAAAGATATTTTGAGGGTGAGTATGAAAGATTTGAAAACCGACTTCCTCAGTCGTTTACTAGTGAACTAGTTTTAAAACAAAAAAATAAAACGTATAAAACGAATGTATGCATATGTTATTCTTCATCAATTAATCAATACTTAGAAACAGTAAAATATTTGCATCCAAATGAAATGGCGTATTTTCTTACGCTTAAGTTTGAAAAAAGGGTGGAAAGCTACTTAGCAGGTAGATACGCGGCGAAAAAGGCTCTTTCAGTCTTTATTAAAGATCAAGGACTTGATGAAATACTAATTACGCCAGGAATTTTCAATCAACCAATTGTAGTCCATTCTAGTGTAAGGAATGGACAAGTAAGTATAAGTCATTGCGATAGTTTGGGAGTTGCCATTGCTTTTTCAGAAGAAACACCTATGGGAATTGATATTGAAAGAATTAGTATTGATAACAAAGATATATTGGAAGCTCAAATGACAGTAGGGGAAAAGAGATTAACTAAGTTGCTATCATATCCTGATGAGACTATATATACTATTCTTTGGACTGCTAAGGAATCTTTATCGAAAATTTTAAAAACGGGTCTAACAACTCCTTTAGAAATCTATGAAATTAATAAAATTGAGATTCATAATGGTGTTGTATATAGTTATTATCAAAACTTTTCTCAATACTGCACAGCTTCTATAATATTTGGTCAATATATAAATTCAATCACATATCCTAAAGGAACAGACCTGAGTCTAGAAGATTTAATTGCTATATTGAGAATGATGAATACGAAAAGTTAA
- a CDS encoding DUF5065 family protein — MRKFSKVVLAGALAFGGFAAVELIKPTTQVQAAIQDDWPFKTYLELHHNINLDSNLSVGNKKHGQTITINDSIGGGDEATVKIYRVLEDGSLHRYKTITDSNPDEYTATFTTPITTAYDPGTYVVVLQYTFEFEGRIGYEYSYGSLFQITK, encoded by the coding sequence ATGAGAAAATTTAGCAAAGTAGTATTAGCAGGAGCTTTAGCATTTGGAGGATTTGCAGCTGTTGAATTGATAAAACCAACAACACAAGTACAAGCAGCTATTCAAGATGATTGGCCATTTAAAACATATTTAGAATTACATCATAATATCAATTTAGATTCAAATCTTTCCGTCGGAAATAAAAAACACGGCCAAACAATCACAATCAACGATAGTATTGGGGGTGGAGATGAAGCTACTGTTAAAATTTATCGTGTGTTGGAAGATGGTTCGTTGCATCGCTATAAAACAATTACAGACTCTAACCCAGATGAATATACAGCTACATTTACAACTCCTATCACAACCGCTTATGACCCCGGAACTTATGTTGTTGTGCTGCAATACACTTTTGAATTCGAAGGAAGAATTGGCTATGAGTACTCATATGGTAGTCTATTCCAAATCACTAAATAA
- a CDS encoding helix-turn-helix domain-containing protein, which produces MIGNIIKELRKNNKLTQEQLGNAIRISKMAVSYFEKGKKTPSRETLEKIADYFNITTDYLLGRSDDPELTEQEYKTVTEEGKNILKLIENLPKEERQKAWEQLEMYVNYIKSKKVTKQKDYLIVP; this is translated from the coding sequence ATGATTGGAAATATAATCAAAGAGCTAAGAAAAAATAATAAGCTAACCCAAGAGCAATTAGGTAATGCTATTAGAATTTCGAAAATGGCCGTATCTTATTTCGAAAAAGGTAAGAAAACGCCTAGTCGTGAAACATTAGAAAAGATAGCTGATTATTTTAATATTACAACTGATTATCTTCTAGGTAGATCTGATGATCCAGAGCTAACCGAACAAGAATATAAAACTGTAACTGAAGAAGGTAAGAATATTCTAAAGTTAATAGAAAATCTTCCAAAAGAAGAACGTCAAAAAGCCTGGGAACAATTAGAAATGTATGTAAACTATATAAAATCAAAAAAAGTAACTAAGCAAAAAGACTATCTCATTGTCCCATAG